In a single window of the Scyliorhinus canicula chromosome 1, sScyCan1.1, whole genome shotgun sequence genome:
- the LOC119968157 gene encoding ADP-ribosylation factor-like protein 6-interacting protein 4 isoform X1, translating to MLHAVREPEVAGGRERARNLNNNNWSGNRCFVQSSEQTKMGRSGLREDLRCRREVKHQEGKMKRNRWGSESPSTSHKHSQSSAPSKDQDKRSQSSAPSKDQGKHSQSSTPSKDQDKHSQSSAPSKDQGKHSQSSAPSKDQGKHSQSSAPSKDQDKRSQSSAPSKDQDKRSQSSAPSKDQEKRSQSSTPSKDQGKRSQSSAPSKDQGKHSQSSAPSKDQDKRSQSSAPSKDQDKHSQSSAPSKDQDKHSQSSAPSKDQDKRSQSSAPSKDQGITQMKVNRKRDSPSSSSSSSSSFLSSGEEKRKKRNHSSKKRKAKDRKRKKKRKKEKKKLKKKMKMKSETPLDARMPAVGMTENLEKQQTELDVTDEQKARIQALRPMTREEWDARQSVIRRVVDPETGRSRIIKGDGEVLEEIVSRERHKEINKLSTMGDGFTFQVKMGLNQR from the exons ATGCTGCACGCAGTCAGGGAACCGGAAGTGGCCGGGGGACGGGAGAGGGCGCGGAacctcaacaacaacaactggaGCGGAAATAG ATGTTTTGTACAATCTTCGGAACAAACAAAAATGGGTCGCAGTGGTTTGAGAGAAGATTTGAGATGCAGGAGAGAAGTAAAACACCAAGAGGGAAAGATGAAAAGGAATCGGTGGGGCAGCGAAAGCCCATCGACTTCGCATAAACATTCCCAAAGCTCGGCACCGAGCAAGGACCAGGATAAACGTTCCCAAAGCTCGGCACCGAGCAAGGACCAGGGTAAACATTCCCAAAGCTCGACACCGAGCAAGGACCAGGATAAACATTCCCAAAGCTCGGCACCGAGCAAGGACCAGGGTAAACATTCCCAAAGCTCGGCACCGAGCAAGGACCAGGGTAAACATTCCCAAAGCTCGGCACCGAGCAAGGACCAGGATAAACGTTCCCAAAGCTCGGCACCCAGCAAGGACCAGGATAAACGTTCCCAAAGCTCGGCGCCTAGCAAGGACCAGGAGAAACGTTCCCAAAGCTCGACGCCGAGCAAGGACCAGGGTAAACGTTCCCAAAGCTCGGCACCGAGCAAGGACCAGGGTAAACATTCCCAAAGCTCGGCACCGAGCAAGGACCAGGATAAACGTTCCCAAAGCTCGGCACCGAGCAAGGACCAGGATAAACATTCCCAAAGCTCGGCGCCTAGCAAGGACCAGGATAAACATTCCCAAAGCTCGGCACCGAGCAAGGACCAGGATAAACGTTCCCAAAGCTCGGCGCCTAGCAAGGATCAGGGAATAACACAAATGAAAGTTAACAGGAAGCGCGATTCGCCCTCTTCATCCAGCTCCTCGTCTTCCTCATTCCTGTCGTCCGGGGAAGAAAAGCGTAAAAAGAGAAATCACAGCTCAAAAAAAAGGAAAGCCAAAGAccgaaagagaaagaagaagagaaaaaaggagaaaaagaaactgaagaagaaaatgaaaatgaagagTGAAACACCGCTGGATGCGAGGATGCCAGCTGTGGGAATGACTGAGAATTTGGAAAAGCAACAGACTGAACTCG atgttacagatgaacagaaagCTCGAATTCAGGCCCTGCGACCAATGACAAGAGAGGAGTGGGATGCCAGACAAAGTGTGATCCGGCGAGTGGTGGATCCGGAGACGGGGAGGTCAAG
- the LOC119968157 gene encoding ADP-ribosylation factor-like protein 6-interacting protein 4 isoform X2, translated as MLHAVREPEVAGGRERARNLNNNNWSGNRCFVQSSEQTKMGRSGLREDLRCRREVKHQEGKMKRNRWGSESPSTSHKHSQSSAPSKDQDKRSQSSAPSKDQGKHSQSSTPSKDQDKHSQSSAPSKDQGKHSQSSAPSKDQGKHSQSSAPSKDQDKRSQSSAPSKDQDKRSQSSAPSKDQEKRSQSSTPSKDQGKRSQSSAPSKDQGKHSQSSAPSKDQDKRSQSSAPSKDQDKHSQSSAPSKDQDKHSQSSAPSKDQDKRSQSSAPSKDQGITQMKVNRKRDSPSSSSSSSSSFLSSGEEKRKKRNHSSKKRKAKDRKRKKKRKKEKKKLKKKMKMKSETPLDARMPAVGMTENLEKQQTELDVTDEQKARIQALRPMTREEWDARQSVIRRVVDPETGRSRAVSCKSPQY; from the exons ATGCTGCACGCAGTCAGGGAACCGGAAGTGGCCGGGGGACGGGAGAGGGCGCGGAacctcaacaacaacaactggaGCGGAAATAG ATGTTTTGTACAATCTTCGGAACAAACAAAAATGGGTCGCAGTGGTTTGAGAGAAGATTTGAGATGCAGGAGAGAAGTAAAACACCAAGAGGGAAAGATGAAAAGGAATCGGTGGGGCAGCGAAAGCCCATCGACTTCGCATAAACATTCCCAAAGCTCGGCACCGAGCAAGGACCAGGATAAACGTTCCCAAAGCTCGGCACCGAGCAAGGACCAGGGTAAACATTCCCAAAGCTCGACACCGAGCAAGGACCAGGATAAACATTCCCAAAGCTCGGCACCGAGCAAGGACCAGGGTAAACATTCCCAAAGCTCGGCACCGAGCAAGGACCAGGGTAAACATTCCCAAAGCTCGGCACCGAGCAAGGACCAGGATAAACGTTCCCAAAGCTCGGCACCCAGCAAGGACCAGGATAAACGTTCCCAAAGCTCGGCGCCTAGCAAGGACCAGGAGAAACGTTCCCAAAGCTCGACGCCGAGCAAGGACCAGGGTAAACGTTCCCAAAGCTCGGCACCGAGCAAGGACCAGGGTAAACATTCCCAAAGCTCGGCACCGAGCAAGGACCAGGATAAACGTTCCCAAAGCTCGGCACCGAGCAAGGACCAGGATAAACATTCCCAAAGCTCGGCGCCTAGCAAGGACCAGGATAAACATTCCCAAAGCTCGGCACCGAGCAAGGACCAGGATAAACGTTCCCAAAGCTCGGCGCCTAGCAAGGATCAGGGAATAACACAAATGAAAGTTAACAGGAAGCGCGATTCGCCCTCTTCATCCAGCTCCTCGTCTTCCTCATTCCTGTCGTCCGGGGAAGAAAAGCGTAAAAAGAGAAATCACAGCTCAAAAAAAAGGAAAGCCAAAGAccgaaagagaaagaagaagagaaaaaaggagaaaaagaaactgaagaagaaaatgaaaatgaagagTGAAACACCGCTGGATGCGAGGATGCCAGCTGTGGGAATGACTGAGAATTTGGAAAAGCAACAGACTGAACTCG atgttacagatgaacagaaagCTCGAATTCAGGCCCTGCGACCAATGACAAGAGAGGAGTGGGATGCCAGACAAAGTGTGATCCGGCGAGTGGTGGATCCGGAGACGGGGAGGTCAAG GGCTGTGTCGTGCAaatctcctcagtactga
- the LOC119968157 gene encoding serine/arginine-rich splicing factor 11-like isoform X3 — translation MLHAVREPEVAGGRERARNLNNNNWSGNRCFVQSSEQTKMGRSGLREDLRCRREVKHQEGKMKRNRWGSESPSTSHKHSQSSAPSKDQDKRSQSSAPSKDQGKHSQSSTPSKDQDKHSQSSAPSKDQGKHSQSSAPSKDQGKHSQSSAPSKDQDKRSQSSAPSKDQDKRSQSSAPSKDQEKRSQSSTPSKDQGKRSQSSAPSKDQGKHSQSSAPSKDQDKRSQSSAPSKDQDKHSQSSAPSKDQDKHSQSSAPSKDQDKRSQSSAPSKDQGITQMKVNRKRDSPSSSSSSSSSFLSSGEEKRKKRNHSSKKRKAKDRKRKKKRKKEKKKLKKKMKMKSETPLDARMPAVGMTENLEKQQTELGKRHSH, via the exons ATGCTGCACGCAGTCAGGGAACCGGAAGTGGCCGGGGGACGGGAGAGGGCGCGGAacctcaacaacaacaactggaGCGGAAATAG ATGTTTTGTACAATCTTCGGAACAAACAAAAATGGGTCGCAGTGGTTTGAGAGAAGATTTGAGATGCAGGAGAGAAGTAAAACACCAAGAGGGAAAGATGAAAAGGAATCGGTGGGGCAGCGAAAGCCCATCGACTTCGCATAAACATTCCCAAAGCTCGGCACCGAGCAAGGACCAGGATAAACGTTCCCAAAGCTCGGCACCGAGCAAGGACCAGGGTAAACATTCCCAAAGCTCGACACCGAGCAAGGACCAGGATAAACATTCCCAAAGCTCGGCACCGAGCAAGGACCAGGGTAAACATTCCCAAAGCTCGGCACCGAGCAAGGACCAGGGTAAACATTCCCAAAGCTCGGCACCGAGCAAGGACCAGGATAAACGTTCCCAAAGCTCGGCACCCAGCAAGGACCAGGATAAACGTTCCCAAAGCTCGGCGCCTAGCAAGGACCAGGAGAAACGTTCCCAAAGCTCGACGCCGAGCAAGGACCAGGGTAAACGTTCCCAAAGCTCGGCACCGAGCAAGGACCAGGGTAAACATTCCCAAAGCTCGGCACCGAGCAAGGACCAGGATAAACGTTCCCAAAGCTCGGCACCGAGCAAGGACCAGGATAAACATTCCCAAAGCTCGGCGCCTAGCAAGGACCAGGATAAACATTCCCAAAGCTCGGCACCGAGCAAGGACCAGGATAAACGTTCCCAAAGCTCGGCGCCTAGCAAGGATCAGGGAATAACACAAATGAAAGTTAACAGGAAGCGCGATTCGCCCTCTTCATCCAGCTCCTCGTCTTCCTCATTCCTGTCGTCCGGGGAAGAAAAGCGTAAAAAGAGAAATCACAGCTCAAAAAAAAGGAAAGCCAAAGAccgaaagagaaagaagaagagaaaaaaggagaaaaagaaactgaagaagaaaatgaaaatgaagagTGAAACACCGCTGGATGCGAGGATGCCAGCTGTGGGAATGACTGAGAATTTGGAAAAGCAACAGACTGAACTCGGTAAACGTCATTCTCACTGA